A region of Coccinella septempunctata chromosome 5, icCocSept1.1, whole genome shotgun sequence DNA encodes the following proteins:
- the LOC123313830 gene encoding uncharacterized protein LOC123313830 has translation METLSVFSTSETITASHSSSATLTASHSSSATVTASESPKVSPIAGTSIVSEMTPDGTSPRTSDRTSPRTSRKRKLKRTSYMGDISDSDFSCPKRARRSFAVAKRVIQQKNRRLKTLQQANRRLKSQVNNLKSLLKHLRKKNIMSESAEEVIESSVSTDVADLIKRILKGP, from the exons ATGGAGACATTGTCAGTTTTTTCCACAAGTGAAACTATAACTGCTTCGCACTCTTCCAGTGCAACTCTTACTGCTTCACACTCTTCCAGTGCAACTGTTACTGCATCTGAATCTCCCAAAGTATCTCCAATTGCGGGTACTAGCATTGTATCTGAAATGACTCCTGATGGAACATCTCCAAGAACATCTGATAGAACTTCTCCAAGAACATCAAGAAAAAG GAAACTCAAAAGGACATCATATATGGGAGATATTAGTGATTCTGATTTCTCCTGTCCTAAGAGAGCGAGAAGGTCTTTTGCAGTAGCCAAAAGAGTTATTCAgcagaaaaacagaagactcAAAACTTTACAACAAGCTAACCGAAGATTAAAGTCCCAAGTGAACAATTTGAAGTCATTGCTGAAGCATTTGAGGAAAAAGAACATTATGTCTGAATCTGCAGAAGAGGTCATAGAG TCGTCTGTCTCCACTGATGTAGCTGATTTAATAAAACGGATTTTGAAAGGACCTTAA